From the Synchiropus splendidus isolate RoL2022-P1 chromosome 3, RoL_Sspl_1.0, whole genome shotgun sequence genome, the window TGTGGAGCGGGTGCAGCCCAGTCCTCACTGACATCCTGTCTGGATCGAAACCTCGCCCTTCCTGTGCTAAAATAAACCCACCTTGGGAAGTCGAAGGCCTCGCACAGAGAGTGCTGACTGTTACTCCTTTCTGATCCCAGCGCTGTGCACCAACACTGAGGGTGTTGGTTTTCGCAGGGAGGGGTTTGAACAAGGCCAACAATTATGAACGTCTGtaatatatttgatttattattCTCATGTCCTTCAGCCATTTTCACTGAATAATCTTCAAATTTTCTCTACTACAAAACATGCACATATATACAGTGCTATAAACAGTATATCATTCTCGCAATACAACATACTGTGCACATTTGATTCCTGAGAATTACTTGTAATGTTGACTTTCTCATTTAATTTCTCTGACTGTTATTTCCCATTATACCAACATGTaatacaaagaaagaaaattataaatacatagaaaaatgtttttaaatgctcACGGCATCTCTCTAGTTGTTCATGTGATAGTACTCTTTGTTGCTTAGAACGTTTCAGTCCAGTATTTGTTCTTTACAGTGACATACTGTCTTGATGTTCTTGTCTTTCAGCTCATAGTGGAGAAGACCACAGACTTCCCCTCTGCTGAGTTCTCTCTGGTGGAGGATGTGGCTCTGCATTTCACTTGTTTGATGGGCCGGCTGAACGAGCAGCGCCTTTTCCAGCCAGACCTGTGTGACGTCGACATCGTTCTGGTACGCCAGCGAAGCACCTTTCCCGCTCACAAGGGCGTACTGGCAGCCTACAGCCCCTTCTTCCACTCACTCTTCgcccaaagcaaacagctaagaAGGGTCGACCTGTCGCTGGACTCACTGACGTCACAGGGTCTGCAGCAAATCCTTAACTTCATCTACACTTCCAAACTCCTGGTGACCAGTCGCACTATCAGAGATGTTCTCAGTGCTGCCACGCTGCTTCAGATGAATGAAATTGCAGCCTCCTGCCGTGACCTGATCAGCAACCACTCATTGAGAACCAACTGCACAGATCTGACCAATCAAGAGGGTCTCAGTAGCAATGTGCCAGTTGCCGCCATGACCCCTTCCCACCATTTCGCAGAGATCAAGCAGGAGTCTGAGTTGGGAAGGTTGTACACTGAGAATGAAAACAACTCATTTTCTGTGCGTGTAGATGACAAGGGGAAGCCATCCCTGCCAAAGCAGTACTACTTAAAAGACGATAGGTTCCGTGGTTCTGCGGGTGTAGACGCTTTATGCAAAGTGGAAGCTAGTGTGCAGGAGTCAAAGTCAACTGAGGGTCACGCCGCCTTTAACAGGGATCAGATTATTGTGGAGGTCAACCTCAACAACCAGACGCTCAACGTATCAAAGGGGTCTAAAGGCAAATCGCCAGGAGCACCAGAGAAAGCTGCCATGTTTGCTCCTCGCCATGACAAGGATAGAGAATCTGAGTGCAGCGCAGAGGACGAGACTGAAAACGCTGACAACATTGATGACGACGACATCAAGAGAGTACTGGGGCAGAGCAGTGATGGGACAGAGGAGGACgacgatgaggaagaggaggagaacgcCATAAACATTCCAGGTCTGGACCAGACTGCTATTTTGGATCGACCACGAAGGGCCACCAGAACGATGGCCATGGCAGCCGTCTCACTGAGGCAGACTCTTACAGAGGCGACTCTGGCCAACCAGCATTTGGGTGAGAAGAGACCCCTCGATATAGAGGGGCTGGCTCAGAAGGTCAGGCTTGAGGAGAAGCAACATTTCTCCTGCAAGAAATGCCCGCGTGTCTTCAACAACCGCTGGTACCTCGAGAAGCACATGAACGTCACCCACAACCGCATGCAGATTTGTGGAAACTGTGGAAAACGCTTCCTGCTGGAAAGTGAACTGGTGCTGCACCAACAGACTGACTGCGAGAAGAGCATCCAGGTAAGCAGCAGGCATCATCCTCTCCATTTTTCTCTCTGAGTTGAAGACGATAATCTGATAACACCTTGATTGAcatcattttttgtcttttcttttcctcaaaAAGTTGATGTTTCATCAACTAGGTTGTTGTTTTACTGGAAACTGATCAAAACATCCATACGTTGTATACGTGTGTTCTTTAAAAATCATCTGGGCCCTGGCTAATATTTTGAAAGGTTTTTAAGAATGTGCTCCACACACTCCACTACAAAGCCTTCCTGACCTGTATGACAGCAATAATTCATCCATCAGATACAGTGAATCAAAGAACGGAACGTTTCTTCTTCCATCCTGTTTTCTTCAAATGAGAGCAAATGGCTTATCCAGTCATCCGATCGATTGCGAAGGTCCTGTAAAAGTGTGTTCTACTTTAATGGACCAAGTCAAATCCTTTAATTGTGCTAATCGCTTCACGCTTGAGAGGATTATTTTGACTACATTTATGATGAATCAAACCAAAGCAATCTTGACTTATCATCTCTCCACAGTGCGTAACGTGTGGCAAGGCCTTTAAGAAGCTTTGGTCATTACACGAGCATAACAAGATCGTCCATGGCTACGCTGAGAAGAAGTTCTCATGTGAGATTTGTGAGAAGAAGTTCTACACCATGGCTCATGTCCGGAAGCACATGGTTGGTAAGCGTCTCCAAGTAGGTCACTCTGACTTGAGCTCTTGAGGATGTTCCATTGGTTATTTCCCATGGCTCCTGTGGATGACCCTTTGTGGTGGTGAACATCTCATGGAAGCAACAACTGCAGTGATGTTACCACCCATCCATTTTCCCCCATTTTCTGAGGTCACAGTGTAACAGTGTTTACTACGAGTTGTGTCTTTCCCTGTGCCCCTAAACCTCTATCTTTCCAGTGTGACTGGTTCTGAACCTCACTGCGCTGCTCCATCCCATCCGCCCAAATCATTATCGTCTCCAAAATTGAAatagctttgtttttgctgtggtGGAAGACCTGTGCAATTTTGGCCAtgttcatgattttttttggggggggaggCATGATATCCCCGCCTCTCAGTAATGACTGAGCTGCTCTTTGGTTTCTCCGAAGGAGAGCCACGACACAGTGTGGAATTCATGAATTCAAGTAACACAAAGCTGATATAACGGtcaaaaatctgagacaaacatgATCCTAATCTGAGTCAAAGCAGTATGTCAGAAATGTACATCTTAATGACAGTATGCAAAGAGGGTTTGCTCACAAGAGTTAGTGATTCGGAAGGTCTTTCTCCATGCATGAGGTTAAGACATAAAATGACTTCATGCAAGATATTGATaatagttttttgtttgtttgtttttgcatttttattagTTTGTTTTTGCAGAATTTTTCATTTATCAGCAGTAATATTCGGACCTCTGAGGTAATACATTTTTTCTCACCCAAAAGAGCCTAATTTCAGTCCACCAGAAAATATAAAAGAGGCTGTGAGATATccataaggaaaaaaaatccacacatTAAGTTCACTTCCATTCATATGCTACGGCCGGTCTTCACAGATCAGCAAACAAAAGTGCCAAATGTGGCTCTGAAACTATTCTTGAGTTGGAAACTCAATAGAGAAGCATAATACCTGTCCCCAGTAGACCTTTAttctccaactttttttttttttcaaaggagcCTGGTTTACACCTCACCATTAGAATTGGAATCGTCCATTACCCATCAGTTCTTTATGTCATGGATAAGGGTGTTGGTGAGTGATCTTAactgtgtatctgtgtgtgtgtgtgtgtgtgtgtgtgcagctcacACGAAGGACATGCCATTCACCTGTGAGACATGCGGGAAGTCTTTCAAGCGCAGCATGTCCCTGAAGGTCCACTCTCTGCAGCATTCTGGCGAAAAACCCTTCAAGTGTGAGGTTGGAGCTCATGTTATAAATTCTGCATGGTGCTTGAttcacgcaaaaaaaaaaaaacctgacctagAAGATGAGCGGCGTTATGAGATTCAACTGCCCAACATGACTCTGCTTATAAAACCCTCACAGCATTTGTTCTGGAAAGCAATTTGGAAAATCCCAATGAAGAAAGTCCCAGTCTCACATTAAGAGAATTCACATGATTATAAACAAGACAAAACTGAGGGCTTGACGAAAGTGGGTTTGATACTGGTGTTAAAACCTTTCAAGTAGAGACGAACTTTGTTATCATCGAAGAACAAGCATTAAATCAAGTTTAAGAGATCAATATTCCAGACTGCCTTCTGGaacagactatagagtgcacatAATGTCATCTGAGATTCTTCACTTCGCCAGAGTCACTCCTTTCATCTGTGGTCAGCGTGTAGGTGGTAATATAAAGGCGGGTGTGGAAATAGATACGGATCATTTCATTGTGTAGGCAGTAGACTTAGACCACCTGAgctgagaccaagaccatgaTAAGACCAGACAGACTTGGGACCGAACTGCATACCAATCCTTAATCCTTAAACTCAACCTTAATCCTCAAAATACACATTCTCATGAGGGTCCAGGGCTGTTATGTCCCAATTCTTATGAAGTGAAGTTGAGGAGCAAGATTGAGCAATGGAGCTTCCTCAAGTATTGAGGGACTCCTCGACCTCCCTCGGTATTTcggaatacccagaatcctttgtgTAGGATCTAGAAGTAAAAACATGGTGTCAAAAGTGACAAAGAAACTGAGCTGGTGTACTTTATTATTGGAGATATAAAAGACCAAAGACACAAACGCAACGGCATTGTCGCTAATCCTATAAATGCTTCTTGCTCCcgcccttcttcttcttcttcttcttcttcttcttcttcttcttctgagttGACCGACGGAACGTGACCTTGGCATAATGCTACCCCTAACAGGCTAAGGAAGTGCCTGTATTAAGaagtgtcccatttctaaggaacaaaatcttccttaacccttggttttgaggaatGTGGTTGAAGGTTAAAGATTGATGGTTGaagttgaggattaaggaaggaattggaattaaCCCAAAGTCAAGACCAAGGCTttttgagactgagaccaagtggagaaaacaaaatagcATAAACTTAAAAACAGACACCATAAAGTGTGTTCTGTACTGTTTTCAATTGCTGAGTATAATAGATCATATTTTTCCACTGCAGTAACATCAACACAGAGTCAGTCAATTTGATGTGCGTGGGCTCACCATAAATTTGTGTGGCAGTTACTTGATGGTTTATGCATGATGCTTAGTAAACAAGATGATAGCAGACGATATTCAGTGGTCAATGACGCTATTTATTATTCACTAATTTTGTGCGAACATAATACAAATCATTTAAACCTTTAGAAATATCACAGTCTCTGGTGGGTCATCAAACCCTCAACCTCTGCGCAAACAGATGACATGAAGCTCAATAGCACATCAATCAGCTTTCTGTCATGATGGCCGTCAAAGGCCGTCAAAAGATATTGTCAAAAACAGTCACATTTGATGGCTACGGGATAAGCGATACAGAGCTAGAGAAATTTCGCTTGCGTTTGTGggtgtttttgttgaagatatCTGGTGAAAGTTGACATGGCCCCTGTGGTATCCACCAAGTTGATTTAGCAAAGTTTGCATTGAACAGAATTctatttcttgtttgtttggaaaaaaaaacaaaaagaaattgtTTGTGGTCTGTGGAACCAAACCAAATAACATAGGATTTGGCTTCATCCTTAGTTGATCTCTGTCAGCGGTGAGGAGGCATGTCAATCTGTGCATTTCATTATAAATGGCAGAAGAATAACGCTGCTCAGTTATGCTTTGAAACGATCATGTCAGACGAGACTGAGAGAATCTCCGAGACCAGGACCATAGACTGCAGTCTGTGATGAGGCCTAAACCACAAAGAAAGTCGTCTTGAGAACCAAGACAACGTTGAGAAGGACAAGTCTGATAGGAGTGAATGTGAACCGTGCATCGATGAAATAAACTTTCCAAAAGACATTTGGATGAACAATTGTTGTAACTGATGAAAAGGTGCATTCCTTCATGTGTTATTTCAGAACTGCAACGAGCGCTTCCAGTACAAATACCAACTGCGCTCCCACATGAGCATCCACATCGGACACAAGCAGTTCATGTGCCAGTGGTGTGGGAAGGACTTCAACATGAAGCAGTACTTTGATgagcacatgaaaacacacactggcAAGTCCTCTcatgatttactgccggcacgAGCGCAGAGAGTAACTAAAGGCTGCCTGCTGTGTTGTCCAGGTGAGAAGCCATACATCTGCGAGATCTGTGGGAAAAGCTTCACCAGCAGGCCCAACATGAAGCGACACCGCCGCACACACACTGGTGAGAAACCCTACCCATGCGAGGTTTGTGGTCAGCGTTTCCGCTTCTCCAACATGCTCAAGGCCCACAGGGAGAAATGTGTGCGTGCTGACTCTCTGGACATGGATCCCTCTCTAGCAGCGCGCCCTCTCGACTCTTCCAGTCAGATCCAGCTCCCCGCCACCTCCAGTGTCTCCCAGTCGCTCCATGACGCGCAGCAGTGTCCTCCCCTGCTGCTGCCAATGGGGGCGCTGTCTCCTAGCGCAAACTTACCCCTGCCGCCGCCGCTCTTCGCAGCCGGTAGGATGAAGACTAACAAATGTTGAGCACTTTTCTTATTTTCCCGGCCTCGACGGCCTCTCTGAGGAGGATTGCAGTGTAATCTCTGAAACTACACACCCACAAGACCGAAAAGAAATTTTCTACTCCAATACAATAGTAACCTCAGTGTCCAGTCGGACAAGACGTTTCCTCGCTTCTCCTCGTAACTCAGTGTCTGGTTTGTTTGGAGCTTTCTGCACAATGTACACTGATTGTAGCGTCAAAGTGTTTTGGGTGAGAAACACTCTAAAAAGAGGGAATAATAGTTTTACGCTAAGATGTAGCCAGCAATAACcaaatgctgttgttttttttttttggattgtttgttttgtctctgaaCATATTGTTGTGTATGGCGTTGCCAATAACCAAATCCTGTTATAGATCTAATGTTATACAGCATTTATAATCGCTCCTGCACCTTACAGGAAACTCTAGTGATATTTAAAGTGTACTCCttaatgtcttcatttttataaatgtaaatgtgtattTGAGCATTGGTCGTGCAAGGCAGTGTAAAAGGCAGTGTATTCACGTGTTCAAGTGACTGAAGAAGGTCACGTTCGCTCTTTAAAAGTAAGAGTTTATCCATAAGAAGCAACTTGATTGGTTGCTTCGACCCTTCCAGTTCATTCTACTAAGGAAAGGAAGTCGGTGTAGGTTACGTTCTCCTGATGGATCGCAGACTGTCGTTTCTTGATGGAATTCCCTGTTTGTATATCtaaatgttttgaatgtgtttaAAAAGCACTGTGACTCTGTCAGCTTAGCTCTTATGCTAAAGGTTCTACTTTTGAACATGAGCACCATCTTAGATCCAGCCAGTGGGATCTCTGGCTATTGAACCAAAATCAGTCCTGCGTAGGATTAATGATACAGTTGTTCATAGATACCTGACGGTGACTTGTCATCACTGTCAGTCCGAGGCTCTCAAGAGCGTGACCCCGCCTGGACTAATGGTTACTAGCATGTTTGTAGTCATGTGTTCCCTTCCATGCACCATGGCTTGAAATGTTTCCCctcaaaatgaagtggaagaTTGCTTTAAAGTGTAATGTTGGCGCAGAATCAGAGGGCGCCAGACCCAAGTTTCAGGTTACAATCTTAGCAACCTTAGATGTCTACGACACAAAACACTTGAATCACCAGGATTCCCTAAAATCcaataatacaatacaatacattttgGTTGTGGTAATTCTCGTAACGTCTAACAACAGAGCTgataatatttttgttattgattGTTCtcagtcaaaagaattaattaAATCTAAAGTGCAATCTTTTTTtataatcatttttatttaaaatattatggTTTAGATTTTTATCTTCTTGACAATAATAATTGAGCGTCATCAGTTCATTGTCAAACTACTCAAGCATTGTAAAGTAAGATAAGGTCTCTCTCAGCCAGTCAGGCTTCCCTGATGTATTGTTCTATTTGGTTGACTTCTAGTCAAAATTATGTCACTATTTTAACTCCTGATGATCGATGTTGTTTATATTTTCCAAAGATATGTTTTTTAACTCACACCAgattgttgttttctttgttcttgAGTTCTCTCACATCTTAGTTGGGGCCTGCTTTTTCACTAATCCTTCAGTGAGATAGTTTACTTTTATCATATCTATTTGCTTCAAAATAAGATATTCTTATGGAGAATATTCCCCTGCTAGTTGACATTTCGCCATCAAGATAAAAGTTATACTTTCATGTTCCAGCTACCCTGCCAGAGAGGATTGTGGTCTGTTTATGTGATCTCATCGCGAGTGAGTGAGGTCAATGCTGTCTGTTTGGTTTGGCCTTTTCTTGTCTTTTAAGTTAATATCGTTCATTATCATCTGCATCTTTTTCATAATTTTCCCCTCCTGAAAGATTCATGGCAGTGATGAAAATGACTTTACGGGTTGGTCGGTTTCCTTTTGTTTCTTTGCCAACAAAAACACTTAGGAATAACATGCCATCCAGGGCTATTTCGGTCGCCTTTTTTATTCCCGGTTACAGACTGTGTTACTCTGAATACTCTTATAACATAGACGCTTCTGGTGTTGCAGCAGGAGATAAATGTGGAGCAGATGGATTGTTTATTAACCCAGTGTAACAAATCCACAATATTACAGGCGTTAGTGTAGTGTCCGTGCAGAACCCTGTCATGTATAATGACACGTAGCTGTAGAGTTTTGTGTGCACATTTCAGTGTGACTCTTTGAGAATTATATCACTATCATGCGTGTACTCCTACAAATAATGCTTAAGAAAGCAGTGTAAGCGTTGGCACAATTGAGCTCTTCATTACTTAAGATCTCTTGGGGGTGAATTTAGAAAGAATGTAGAAGTGACGGTTGGTATGAAATACTCGTCGAAAATCTCTAAAAGCACTTTTGACAAACGTTTGTCTGTAATCTACTGCAGCCGAACGAACTGTTGTACTGGTCATGAGTTACATAGTTAGGCAATTTATTTGTCAGGTGCATAATGGTCACCAAATGTCAAAATGTATCGTCAATATCATgttgaaaaaacactttgaaCTGCGTGTAATGAGTTATTAAATTAGTGTAAATCGCAAAATTCGCTTCATAGGGAGTCGTCAGGGCTCTCTACATATACATCTTCATAATAGATCAACTGTATAACTTCATTAAAACTGAAACGCTAGCCAGGTGCCGATGCAGTTTTTAAACCAAAGGCAAATGTGTACAACAGATCTGTTTAGCAACAAGTACATTTAATCGGCTGTGGTCGATAAGTAATCGTGCACTATAATAACCATGTCCAGATTAAAAGGACGATTGGATTTCCAAGGCTACTGTTGTTGAAtgctttattttctgtattatTTTCTGTGTAGACTGTCCCTACCTTGTTTGCCTAGATGACGATGAGCAACGTGGCTTTAGTATTCGCAGTCAATTGATGGATGAAAATTCCTGTTTCCTCTGTACGAGTTTTACTATTTTATCGTGTTATGAAAAAAAGCACCTTATTTTATATCAGTAAGTGGCCCCTGCTTCTTTCACTTTAAAGGCCCGGACCGGAAACAAATGGGGATTTACTTGCCACTGTGACTTTTCTGCCGGTCTGTGGAGAACAAGCGGCACCTGTCACAGATGATTGTAGCCCTCTCGTGGCAGTTTAGCGCACTGCACCCACTCCTGCACTTTTTGCACTGAAATGCGAGAATAAGAACCCCAAATGTTCAGAGCAGTCAGAAGCACCGGCCAAAGTGATGGCTATAGTTCTGggcttgtttgtgttgtcactGCCATATGTGTCGATGGAGTTGAATGTCTTGTCTACATGTGAACGGTGAGAGTTTTGAGGGGGCGATCGAGTTTGTGACACTACTGAAGGATGCACTTTTGAGTTGATTGTAAGACTGGACCAGTGGTGGACagcaaaatgctttttttaaatatttatttcatgctactttcacaatgaagaaaaggaaaaaaaaatctgaggaTATAGTGAAGTGCTGCTACTCAGATGCTAACAATCATTGAGTCAACATCTGAAGGAAGCTCAGTTAGTAGGAGCCAATGATTCCAGtgctgtcaaactcaaggtccagGGGCCAAGTTAGGCCTGCCAGGTCATGTTGCATGGCCCACAAGAATTGGAAATGCCTCAAAGTTAAACCagattaccaaaaaaaaaaaacaatattgtcaCCCGCAAAGTCACCAGTGTCTCAGCTtccaaagaaggaaaaaatgtatgcatatatatatgcGTACATTTATATATCTGATGAAAGATGGGAAACAGGCTGAATGTTTGTGTGAGGAAGCAAAGTCACTGGTGAACTATAAACCTCTACGAAGAGTTAGACTCTTGTACTACAAAGGAGGATTTACATGTCTTGTTGAAGAATGTTCATTAGATATACATTTTGATAGGCCCACAACTTCTGACTCCTAAAAGTTTTGGTCCCTTTTGTGATTGAATTTGTCTCCTCTGCTGTACACTGTAATATTCAGAGTTTATAGAGgacaaaggttatcaacatattATCATACGTTTCATATAGAATTTAATTTTGAGAATGTTCTGCTACACCATCACTGAAGACATTaaaattataaaaatgaaactttACAGCGAATCAAATATCTGATCAAACATTCTCTCTGTATTGGTGGGGAGTTTGGGAAGGAAAGGAGTTGTGAGAATGAATCCCTCATAAAGCTTTGTATGGTAATAATCCTATGTTTCCAGAATGGGCCTATagaaatcattttgaaaaaaacagaattgctgaaaattgaaataaatcagATGAGTCACCATGAAGGATTGATCTGAATCGATGTCATAAAGGCCCTTTGCTTGTTTGCTTTCTAACCAGCACTCGGTGGGAGTGAATTTAGGCAAAGGTGAATCTGTCCTTGTCCTTATATCATAGTTTATGAGTGATTAAGTGCCACCGCGGTGACTCTGCGCTCTGCGTGGCACAAATGTGTGTCGCTGTCAGAGGAGCTTCAGGAATGAAAGCTGGCGGGTTTGTTCCTCTGGAGTGTGTCCAGAGCCAAAATGTCACTGAAGCAGCACGAGAGAATGTTGGCTTGTTTATGAACTGGTGTTGCAGTTGGATTTGAGGTGGAATGTGTTTATTTACGCCTCCCAGATGGTGCCACATTGAAAAGCTCTGAAATGATGAAACTCTCAATGAAACACAAGTGTGACCTTCAGTGACctttttcacaaatgaacctGTATTCAGTGTTAGTAATCCAACTGGGTCAAAGACCAGTGTCCATGAGTGAAAGCTGTTCTGGGTTTTACCCGTTTAGATGTTTAGATTTCAAATGTCTCACTTTATTTGTGCAATGGCCTCCAGTGCTAGTCAGGAGAGCTACCACGCCTCCAAAGTTGTTGATCCTCTCCACAAGTATCACAACAACTCATGACATTTTCCACCTTTGACTGACCCGCAACAACTATTTCACTTGAAACGCTTTTGACCTGCCATTGAGACCAGCTGGGGACCAGGCGCTTCAATCTTGGGTAAAATCTGACACAGCACTTCAGCGACGTACTGCACTTCTGCTGTGTGTCTGATAATGACAACTTTAGAATGATATACAATGCGACTTCATTTGAAGATACTATAGAAATAATAATCTTAGTTTTCTTATGTTGTGGTCAGTTCATGGCCTAATATAATCCAGAACACACATATTCACAATAGTAGAATGCTCAATTTTAATTCAGTAATGTAAATTACAATGTAATAACTAGTCAACATCTAGGTACATGGACAACTAATTTTATCATTAATATCTATCTTTTAAGTGTACTACATTCTATTTACATATAAATGTAAGACAGAGCTCTGAATCTTCACCATGAGTCAAGCTAAACTAATGCTatccttttttgtgtttttaacaaatCAATATCCATTTCCAAATCCAACATGTCAGCACTTAAAAGTTTAGCTTCCAGTTGAAACTGTAAACTATTGCGACTGGTCCAACAGTGTAGCACAGATTTCACATGAACCAGTGGAGGCTTCGGAACAGCTACTGTGTTTTAGGCCTGCTCTTTCAGGGTGTTCATCTCTTCAGAGTTTTCAAATGGTACACTCAATACCTGATGTTTTTAAGAGGACGACATGTTCTTAAGTGCTCCTCTAACAATGGGAACTGATTTAATCGTGTTTCAGTGCTAAAATTCCACACAAACCTTGAGTTGGTGTACAGAGACCACGTGTAGAGAAGTGTGTGAAAAAACCGAGGCCAACAAGGACGGTAGTGTCTAGAGGTGCTAATAACATTGTACTTTCTGTCTTCAATGTATTTCTGACTGTTGTTAACTGTCTGTCACACAGCTGAACATAACAACATCATTTCAATATTAAACAGTATCGACATATTATCCAGCCTCGGTTGTTCTTGTGTtttctggtgtgttttttttttattgattgtgttatcacttttattttatttagttttccaaggactgacttttttttttaattcattaatgCTATGATGAAAACTG encodes:
- the zbtb47b gene encoding zinc finger and BTB domain-containing protein 47 isoform X2 produces the protein MLIVEKTTDFPSAEFSLVEDVALHFTCLMGRLNEQRLFQPDLCDVDIVLVRQRSTFPAHKGVLAAYSPFFHSLFAQSKQLRRVDLSLDSLTSQGLQQILNFIYTSKLLVTSRTIRDVLSAATLLQMNEIAASCRDLISNHSLRTNCTDLTNQEGLSSNVPVAAMTPSHHFAEIKQESELGRLYTENENNSFSVRVDDKGKPSLPKQYYLKDDRFRGSAGVDALCKVEASVQESKSTEGHAAFNRDQIIVEVNLNNQTLNVSKGSKGKSPGAPEKAAMFAPRHDKDRESECSAEDETENADNIDDDDIKRVLGQSSDGTEEDDDEEEEENAINIPGLDQTAILDRPRRATRTMAMAAVSLRQTLTEATLANQHLGEKRPLDIEGLAQKVRLEEKQHFSCKKCPRVFNNRWYLEKHMNVTHNRMQICGNCGKRFLLESELVLHQQTDCEKSIQCVTCGKAFKKLWSLHEHNKIVHGYAEKKFSCEICEKKFYTMAHVRKHMVAHTKDMPFTCETCGKSFKRSMSLKVHSLQHSGEKPFKCENCNERFQYKYQLRSHMSIHIGHKQFMCQWCGKDFNMKQYFDEHMKTHTGEKPYICEICGKSFTSRPNMKRHRRTHTGRNVCVLTLWTWIPL
- the zbtb47b gene encoding zinc finger and BTB domain-containing protein 47 isoform X3 — protein: MLIVEKTTDFPSAEFSLVEDVALHFTCLMGRLNEQRLFQPDLCDVDIVLVRQRSTFPAHKGVLAAYSPFFHSLFAQSKQLRRVDLSLDSLTSQGLQQILNFIYTSKLLVTSRTIRDVLSAATLLQMNEIAASCRDLISNHSLRTNCTDLTNQEGLSSNVPVAAMTPSHHFAEIKQESELGRLYTENENNSFSVRVDDKGKPSLPKQYYLKDDRFRGSAGVDALCKVEASVQESKSTEGHAAFNRDQIIVEVNLNNQTLNVSKGSKGKSPGAPEKAAMFAPRHDKDRESECSAEDETENADNIDDDDIKRVLGQSSDGTEEDDDEEEEENAINIPGLDQTAILDRPRRATRTMAMAAVSLRQTLTEATLANQHLGEKRPLDIEGLAQKVRLEEKQHFSCKKCPRVFNNRWYLEKHMNVTHNRMQICGNCGKRFLLESELVLHQQTDCEKSIQNCNERFQYKYQLRSHMSIHIGHKQFMCQWCGKDFNMKQYFDEHMKTHTGEKPYICEICGKSFTSRPNMKRHRRTHTGEKPYPCEVCGQRFRFSNMLKAHREKCVRADSLDMDPSLAARPLDSSSQIQLPATSSVSQSLHDAQQCPPLLLPMGALSPSANLPLPPPLFAAGRMKTNKC
- the zbtb47b gene encoding zinc finger and BTB domain-containing protein 47 isoform X1 — translated: MLIVEKTTDFPSAEFSLVEDVALHFTCLMGRLNEQRLFQPDLCDVDIVLVRQRSTFPAHKGVLAAYSPFFHSLFAQSKQLRRVDLSLDSLTSQGLQQILNFIYTSKLLVTSRTIRDVLSAATLLQMNEIAASCRDLISNHSLRTNCTDLTNQEGLSSNVPVAAMTPSHHFAEIKQESELGRLYTENENNSFSVRVDDKGKPSLPKQYYLKDDRFRGSAGVDALCKVEASVQESKSTEGHAAFNRDQIIVEVNLNNQTLNVSKGSKGKSPGAPEKAAMFAPRHDKDRESECSAEDETENADNIDDDDIKRVLGQSSDGTEEDDDEEEEENAINIPGLDQTAILDRPRRATRTMAMAAVSLRQTLTEATLANQHLGEKRPLDIEGLAQKVRLEEKQHFSCKKCPRVFNNRWYLEKHMNVTHNRMQICGNCGKRFLLESELVLHQQTDCEKSIQCVTCGKAFKKLWSLHEHNKIVHGYAEKKFSCEICEKKFYTMAHVRKHMVAHTKDMPFTCETCGKSFKRSMSLKVHSLQHSGEKPFKCENCNERFQYKYQLRSHMSIHIGHKQFMCQWCGKDFNMKQYFDEHMKTHTGEKPYICEICGKSFTSRPNMKRHRRTHTGEKPYPCEVCGQRFRFSNMLKAHREKCVRADSLDMDPSLAARPLDSSSQIQLPATSSVSQSLHDAQQCPPLLLPMGALSPSANLPLPPPLFAAGRMKTNKC